One genomic segment of Paenibacillus xylanexedens includes these proteins:
- a CDS encoding organic hydroperoxide resistance protein, translating into MKTLYETTVINTGGRQGIVQSPDNVFMLDVAAPPELGGQVTTATNPEQLFAAGYSACFNSALEFQLKKHKVEIERSTVAATVMLVTDSEDNGVKLQVDLEVKILGLDEETAQKFVKLAHDYCPYSKGIKGNVNVNVELA; encoded by the coding sequence ATGAAAACATTATATGAAACAACAGTAATTAATACAGGCGGACGTCAAGGCATCGTACAGTCCCCTGATAACGTGTTTATGTTGGATGTTGCTGCACCACCAGAACTCGGAGGACAAGTGACGACAGCTACCAATCCGGAGCAGTTGTTTGCAGCAGGGTATAGTGCTTGTTTTAACTCCGCACTGGAGTTTCAATTGAAGAAACACAAAGTTGAGATTGAAAGAAGTACCGTAGCTGCAACCGTAATGTTGGTGACGGACTCTGAGGATAACGGCGTGAAGCTTCAAGTCGATTTGGAAGTTAAAATCCTTGGTCTGGATGAAGAAACAGCACAGAAATTTGTGAAACTTGCCCATGACTACTGCCCATATTCCAAAGGAATCAAAGGGAACGTGAATGTTAACGTGGAACTCGCGTAA
- a CDS encoding M1 family metallopeptidase — translation MNYSSPFTSKLARVGIAGTLALILATSPLANMGVVAAEAGPAPVSTKIYNTPKDSLEQTPIQYHIQARLNEKDMTLRGNEKITYRNTSKDTLKQLVLHTYADANLSKSTQATMFQQANENISKNNPDKKPEDFLGGMDIQGVTTAGGQSLDFKNENQALTVQLNEPVQPGKSVSFEVSFQLNIPYGSQRISYYQDIINGAHWFPVMSVYDEGKHQWDTAPYSQTFESDYYTSADYEVDLNVPDDYQVAMPGVITTREDTEHGRKIVSALTGNTREFVFFASPKFQVESVTRNGLTVEYYYFDNQPGKKEVVEQYIDQAFKAIDFFSDKYGKYPYPEFRIVETYVQGVAVEYARLIQMGQIKSGAVPEEDTTFVHEIAHQWFHALIGNNSETESFLDEGFADFSMVYFAEKQGDKLNGFRSLQFDDSSVEVAIASTNDEVEDLASLVFYQKGRQAIYQLYRSVGEEKFDQFMKEYFNRYVYQNATIDGLLHTIEDVLGKEQRMEMETALYKPNFVLKPEYQLSMEERSAYLHDVFQLQYQTVMKLIPDLPFEVMNRMMDKVLQGERLTIVLSDRVSKIADKQQEAIVSQLTSFLDMSGVKYDVVRDRRELKQKLKKDMATSNLIVIGNAKSNGVVQALKSSIMDRANQIGFDWKQTMKQPLAAGAYITKHPYNQNRLMLHYFWNEDHLSEARFEPFMMKIQKTIGFTNDFYQYYVLDNQGKEKSNKKVANPISSLFAE, via the coding sequence ATGAATTATTCAAGTCCATTTACATCAAAGTTAGCCAGAGTAGGGATCGCGGGTACACTGGCTTTAATACTGGCAACAAGCCCACTTGCCAACATGGGGGTTGTTGCCGCGGAAGCAGGCCCAGCACCTGTATCTACGAAGATATATAACACACCGAAAGACTCTTTAGAGCAGACCCCGATTCAATACCATATTCAGGCTCGGCTGAATGAGAAGGACATGACTCTCCGGGGTAACGAAAAGATTACGTACCGTAACACAAGCAAGGATACTCTGAAGCAATTAGTCCTCCATACGTATGCTGATGCGAACCTGTCGAAGTCTACACAGGCGACGATGTTTCAACAAGCTAATGAAAATATCAGCAAAAATAATCCGGATAAAAAACCGGAAGATTTTCTTGGTGGAATGGATATTCAGGGAGTGACGACAGCAGGGGGGCAATCTCTCGATTTCAAAAACGAAAACCAAGCGTTGACCGTACAATTGAATGAACCTGTACAACCAGGCAAATCCGTCTCATTTGAAGTGAGTTTTCAACTGAACATTCCATATGGATCGCAGCGCATATCGTATTACCAGGATATTATTAATGGAGCACACTGGTTCCCTGTGATGTCTGTGTATGACGAGGGCAAGCATCAGTGGGATACAGCACCCTATAGTCAAACATTCGAAAGTGACTATTATACCTCAGCAGATTATGAAGTTGATTTAAACGTTCCTGATGATTATCAGGTAGCAATGCCTGGTGTTATCACAACACGAGAGGATACCGAACATGGACGTAAAATTGTATCCGCTCTGACTGGGAATACAAGGGAGTTTGTTTTCTTTGCCAGCCCGAAATTTCAAGTAGAAAGCGTTACCCGTAACGGCCTCACGGTTGAGTACTATTATTTTGACAACCAGCCTGGAAAAAAAGAGGTCGTTGAGCAATATATCGATCAGGCTTTCAAAGCTATTGATTTTTTCAGTGACAAGTATGGGAAGTATCCTTATCCAGAGTTTCGGATTGTTGAGACGTATGTGCAAGGTGTAGCCGTGGAGTACGCAAGGCTTATACAAATGGGACAGATTAAAAGCGGTGCTGTTCCAGAAGAAGACACAACATTTGTTCATGAAATAGCGCATCAGTGGTTCCATGCATTGATCGGTAATAATTCGGAAACAGAATCCTTCCTGGATGAAGGCTTTGCTGATTTCTCCATGGTGTATTTTGCCGAGAAACAGGGAGACAAGCTTAATGGCTTTAGATCCTTACAATTTGATGATTCATCCGTAGAGGTGGCGATTGCGTCGACGAATGATGAAGTAGAGGACTTGGCTAGTCTGGTCTTCTATCAAAAAGGACGACAAGCGATATACCAACTTTACCGCTCCGTCGGTGAAGAGAAGTTTGATCAATTTATGAAAGAATATTTCAATCGATACGTGTACCAGAATGCGACGATTGATGGACTTCTTCATACCATCGAAGATGTGCTCGGAAAAGAACAGCGCATGGAAATGGAGACAGCACTATATAAACCTAATTTTGTGTTGAAGCCTGAATACCAGCTTTCGATGGAGGAGCGAAGCGCCTATTTGCATGACGTTTTTCAATTACAGTATCAGACAGTCATGAAACTGATTCCGGATTTACCTTTTGAAGTCATGAACCGCATGATGGATAAAGTTCTTCAGGGTGAGCGTTTAACCATTGTGCTCAGTGATCGGGTAAGCAAGATAGCAGACAAGCAGCAGGAAGCAATCGTGAGTCAGCTGACCTCGTTTTTGGATATGAGTGGTGTGAAGTATGACGTGGTTAGGGATCGTCGTGAACTGAAGCAAAAATTGAAAAAGGACATGGCTACCAGCAACCTGATTGTGATTGGCAATGCGAAGTCAAACGGAGTGGTGCAGGCTTTGAAATCCAGCATCATGGACCGGGCGAATCAGATTGGTTTTGACTGGAAGCAGACTATGAAGCAACCGCTGGCTGCAGGCGCATACATTACCAAACATCCTTATAATCAGAATCGGTTGATGCTTCACTATTTCTGGAATGAAGATCATCTAAGTGAGGCAAGATTTGAACCATTTATGATGAAAATACAAAAAACTATCGGATTCACTAATGATTTTTACCAGTACTATGTATTGGATAACCAAGGCAAGGAGAAATCCAATAAAAAAGTTGCGAATCCCATATCTTCACTTTTTGCGGAGTAA
- a CDS encoding fibronectin type III domain-containing protein — protein MIKSFVSKLGFLLGAMLILTGLVFQLNASAEDASSIGLLDGKPVKTGSSNINLFGSTTAITDNNIETYFALPTERSDLKVADTLVYTFETPVNINSYKFHILNYDGGPVSIYFMDKNGAGLLGSIPNKSIPGDGGIYELSNALKDVKQITITQKGTKTYNVAELNFYNEASIQLEATGGNSQTSLTWSPIQEATGYIVRYGIESGEYTETVTATKDDYGNFIIPGLKNGTTYYFIVNAVVEGVESEYSNEASATPQGPIVEPEEPSGNRAILVVTMTTGLEKEFDLSMQEVNSFIDWYEAKQVGSGKASYAIDKHDNNKGPFKSRKDYILFDRVLTFEVGEY, from the coding sequence ATGATAAAGTCTTTTGTTAGTAAATTAGGTTTCTTGTTGGGTGCAATGTTGATTTTAACCGGATTAGTTTTTCAATTAAATGCATCAGCAGAGGATGCTAGTTCCATAGGGCTGTTAGATGGTAAGCCTGTTAAAACAGGTTCGAGCAATATAAATTTATTTGGTTCAACAACGGCCATTACTGACAACAATATTGAAACCTATTTTGCTTTACCTACCGAAAGAAGTGACTTGAAAGTTGCAGATACACTTGTCTACACATTTGAAACACCAGTAAATATTAATAGCTATAAATTTCATATATTAAATTATGATGGCGGCCCTGTTTCTATTTATTTTATGGATAAGAACGGTGCTGGTCTTCTAGGGAGCATCCCGAATAAATCAATTCCTGGTGACGGAGGGATATATGAGCTTTCTAATGCACTAAAAGATGTAAAACAAATAACCATTACTCAGAAGGGTACAAAAACATATAATGTAGCAGAATTGAATTTTTACAACGAAGCATCTATTCAGTTAGAGGCTACAGGTGGTAATTCCCAAACATCATTGACATGGAGCCCAATTCAAGAAGCGACTGGCTACATTGTAAGATATGGGATTGAGTCTGGTGAATACACTGAAACTGTAACGGCTACAAAAGATGATTACGGAAATTTTATTATCCCTGGTTTGAAAAACGGGACTACATATTATTTTATAGTAAATGCTGTTGTCGAAGGTGTTGAATCCGAATACTCCAATGAAGCCTCTGCAACTCCTCAAGGACCAATTGTAGAGCCAGAAGAGCCATCAGGTAATCGTGCGATCCTAGTCGTTACAATGACAACTGGATTGGAAAAAGAATTTGATCTGAGTATGCAAGAAGTTAACAGTTTTATCGATTGGTATGAAGCAAAACAAGTTGGAAGCGGGAAAGCATCTTATGCAATTGACAAACATGATAATAACAAAGGACCGTTCAAGAGCCGTAAAGACTACATCCTATTCGATCGAGTCCTAACGTTTGAAGTGGGCGAATACTAA